Proteins encoded in a region of the Flavobacterium sp. PMTSA4 genome:
- a CDS encoding GNAT family N-acetyltransferase codes for MEIKKLEWDSNFFGFPVGDLLVECETSDSKVFNSDFFTFFQVRSKYPLNIISETHSLSHWEIKTIFSKNLDKSSEIKIDIIDFDDSKINEKLLYELAYESGKFSRYKLDKNIPNNKFKKLYQLWIKNSVNKSFADKIFYYKENDDIAGFVTVKIKDTFAQIGLIAIEPNLQGKGIGKNLLLKVENYCLENNVKRLLIPTQSENEQACKFYTKMGYIISEEIIIKNYWKNNF; via the coding sequence ATGGAAATTAAAAAACTAGAATGGGACTCTAATTTTTTTGGATTTCCAGTAGGTGATTTACTTGTTGAATGCGAAACATCAGATTCAAAAGTTTTTAACTCAGACTTTTTTACTTTTTTCCAGGTTAGGAGTAAATATCCTTTAAATATTATTTCAGAAACTCATTCTTTGTCTCATTGGGAAATCAAAACTATTTTTAGTAAAAACTTAGATAAAAGTTCTGAAATAAAAATTGATATAATAGACTTTGATGATTCTAAAATAAATGAAAAATTACTATATGAATTGGCTTATGAGAGTGGAAAATTTAGCAGGTATAAATTAGATAAAAACATTCCTAATAATAAGTTTAAAAAACTGTATCAACTTTGGATAAAAAACAGTGTTAATAAGAGTTTTGCAGATAAAATATTTTATTACAAAGAAAACGATGATATAGCTGGATTTGTAACTGTAAAAATTAAAGATACATTTGCACAAATTGGATTAATAGCCATTGAACCAAATTTGCAAGGAAAAGGTATTGGGAAAAACCTTTTACTTAAAGTTGAGAATTATTGTCTAGAAAATAATGTAAAGCGTCTTTTAATTCCAACACAATCAGAGAATGAACAAGCATGTAAGTTCTATACAAAAATGGGTTACATAATTTCAGAAGAAATCATAATCAAAAATTATTGGAAAAATAATTTCTAA
- the rffA gene encoding dTDP-4-amino-4,6-dideoxygalactose transaminase: MIPFNKPYLTGNETKYIEEAVQSGKISGNGIFTKKCQDFFEAKYGFKKALLATSCTDALEMCAILANIGIDDEVIVPSYTFVSSALAFVRQGAKIVFVDSQRNNPNIDTSILEELITPKTKAIVVVHYAGVACDMDEIMELANKHNLYVIEDAAQAIDSFYISKTGEKKALGSIGHLAAFSFHETKNIISGEGGMLVVNDENLISRAEIIWEKGTNRASFFRGEVNKYGWVDTGSSFLPSEIISAFLWAQLENLEKIQTKRKLIWETYHKHLSEKTNPNFSLPELPDYATNNAHMFYLVFNSLESRTAVISKLKEHNILSVFHYLSLHKSEFYHDKHDGRILNNSDRFTDCLLRLPLYYELEPEQVQLITSLI; the protein is encoded by the coding sequence ATGATTCCATTTAATAAACCATATCTAACAGGTAATGAAACTAAATATATAGAAGAAGCTGTTCAATCTGGAAAAATTTCTGGGAATGGAATTTTTACTAAAAAATGTCAAGATTTTTTTGAAGCTAAATATGGTTTTAAAAAAGCATTGCTGGCTACTTCATGTACTGATGCTTTAGAAATGTGTGCTATTTTAGCCAACATTGGCATAGATGACGAAGTAATTGTTCCAAGTTATACTTTTGTTTCTAGTGCTCTTGCATTTGTTAGACAAGGAGCAAAAATAGTTTTCGTCGATTCTCAAAGAAATAATCCCAATATAGATACTTCTATTTTAGAAGAATTAATTACTCCAAAAACTAAAGCAATTGTAGTAGTGCATTATGCAGGTGTTGCTTGTGATATGGATGAAATAATGGAACTAGCAAATAAGCATAATTTATATGTAATAGAAGATGCAGCACAAGCGATTGATAGTTTTTATATAAGCAAAACCGGTGAAAAAAAAGCACTTGGAAGTATAGGTCATTTAGCCGCATTTTCCTTTCATGAAACTAAAAATATTATTTCAGGCGAAGGAGGTATGTTAGTGGTAAATGATGAAAACTTAATTTCAAGAGCTGAAATTATTTGGGAAAAAGGAACCAATAGAGCTTCTTTTTTCAGAGGTGAGGTTAACAAATATGGTTGGGTTGATACAGGATCTTCTTTCTTGCCAAGCGAAATTATTTCTGCGTTTCTTTGGGCACAATTAGAAAATTTAGAAAAAATACAAACTAAGAGAAAACTAATTTGGGAAACTTATCACAAGCATTTAAGTGAAAAAACAAATCCTAATTTCAGTCTACCAGAATTACCTGATTATGCGACAAATAATGCACATATGTTTTATTTGGTTTTTAATAGTTTAGAAAGTAGAACTGCTGTTATTTCTAAATTAAAAGAACATAACATATTATCTGTTTTTCATTATCTTTCACTTCATAAAAGTGAATTTTACCATGATAAACATGATGGTAGAATTTTAAATAATTCTGATAGATTTACAGATTGTCTGCTGAGATTGCCTTTGTATTATGAATTAGAACCTGAACAGGTTCAGTTGATTACCAGTCTTATTTAA